One window of the Pyrus communis chromosome 17, drPyrComm1.1, whole genome shotgun sequence genome contains the following:
- the LOC137723148 gene encoding cyclic nucleotide-gated ion channel 1-like has product MAGSGGEELDGKNGELGGGELELENGYFEGVGFEGGEGGDGDVAELSAAKKVPAAEMADLGEEEDDDRSTVDLEMWVLVEERMRVLNSWCMRRKESRRSRRPWEGEEVVGGGGEVEEAIGHGSSPRDEILKLAKRSKESMLDSTLTIFAATFGCGRMSYKRDGGDGSKWSADLVAITLQILYPIIVMVYIGPMLVDPLFLYVPIINENIKCLALDEKLKKTVIVLRSFTDLPYVCETIYQVLPVLHALICTDGNSCRWREAGRLFRPEFLLQSILPVLPIPQIVILIFLPKMTGSRSLNGMKFLNSLILLQYVARAYPIFKFCKNYNKSTRELSNNIAMRKKIWIPGLLNFIMYILASHVLGAFWYFFSIQREIDCWISTCRSENGCDLSTLQCDNTRFRNITLLHDLCPTNPPNPVVFDFGIFLNTLQSGIVGTTDFSQKFLMCFSWGLRNLSSFASNLNTSTYAWENVFVIFISMSGLVLFIYLLGHLQTFMQATTRTYRIRLRKEVISQQIRFMLSEYGIPDKLPNAKSPESVAKAIWELVREALEKDEDLPVKNIFSLLPGELKEHIKRHLFLDTLKKMPGLENKNREVLEEIMKHLEPVNYADGSYIIREGEPLDRMLFITQGSVLTYKTSTIGGGSGSSSIIRRDFYGEELIGWAEASNSLSDFPISAKTVKSRTEVEVFVLMANDLQLVVSKFRTQSNTEIPQPADSAPVEISIS; this is encoded by the exons ATGGCTGGGTCGGGAGGGGAAGAGTTGGATGGGAAAAATGGGGAATTGGGAGGGGGAGAATTGGAACTGGAAAATGGGTACTTTGAGGGAGTTGGGTTCGAAGGAGGGGAAGGCGGGGATGGAGATGTGGCTGAGTTGTCGGCGGCGAAGAAGGTTCCTGCGGCAGAAATGGCTGATCTGGGcgaagaagaagatgacgaC CGGTCAACGGTGGATTTGGAGATGTGGGTTTTAGTGGAGGAGAGGATGAGAGTTTTGAACTCCTGGTGTATGCGGAGGAAGGAGTCGAGGAGGTCTCGAAGGCCATGGGAAGGAGAGGAGGTcgtgggaggaggaggagaggtgGAGGAAGCAATCGGCCATgg CTCGTCGCCACGTGATGAAATTTTAAAGCTTGCAAAGAGATCAAAGGAATCAATGCTAGACTCAACACTAACAATATTTGCTGCAACGTTTGGGTGTGGAAGGATGTCTTATAAGAGAGATGGAGGAGATGGATCAAAGTGGTCAGCAGACTTGGTTGCAATAACGTTACAGATATTGTATCCGATCATCGTGATGGTTTATATTGGCCCTATGCTTGTGGACCCTTTGTTCTTGTATGTTCCTATCATCAATGAAAATATCAAGTGTCTCGCGTTGgacgaaaaattaaaaaagacagTTATTGTTTTGCGATCATTTACAGATCTCCCTTACGTATGTGAAACCATCTATCAAGTGCTGCCTGTGTTGCACGCATTGATATGTACGGACGGGAACAGTTGCCGGTGGAGAGAAGCAGGTCGGCTTTTTCGCCCAGAATTCCTACTTCAAAGCATTTTACCTGTTCTTCCTATTCCACAA ATcgtaattttaattttccttccGAAAATGACGGGCTCAAGATCGTTGAATGGAATGAAGTTTTTGAACTCACTTATTCTATTGCAATATGTTGCACGAGCTTATCCAATATTCAAATTCTGTAAGAATTATAACAAGTCAACACGTGAACTTAGCAACAACATTGCTATGAGAAAGAAAATATGGATTCCAGGTCTATTAAATTTCATTATGTACATTCTTGCTAGCCAT GTACTCGGAGCATTTTGGTACTTTTTTTCTATTCAACGAGAGATAGATTGTTGGATTTCTACTTGTCGAAGTGAAAATGGATGTGACTTAAGTACTTTACAATGTGATAATACTAGGTTCAGAAATATCACACTTCTACATGATTTATGTCCAACAAATCCACCAAATCCAGTGGTATTCGATTTTGGCATATTCCTTAACACTCTCCAGTCTGGCATAGTGGGAACAACAGATTTTTCTCAAAAATTCTTGATGTGTTTCTCATGGGGCCTACGAAATCTAAG TTCTTTTGCTTCAAATCTCAACACTAGTACCTACGCATGGGAAAACGTCTTCGTAATTTTTATTTCGATGAGTGGTCTAGTACTATTCATATATCTGCTTGGACATTTGCAG ACATTTATGCAGGCAACTACCAGAACATATAGGATACGGCTGAGGAAGGAAGTCATATCTCAACAAATACGTTTCATGTTATCTGAATATGGCATCCCTGATAAACTTCCGAACGCTAAGTCCCCTGAATCTGTAGCTAAGGCGATTTGGGAATTAGTAAGAGAAGCACTTGAAAAGGACGAAGATCTTCCGGTGAAGAATATCTTCTCTTTACTTCCTGGGGAACTTAAGGAACATATTAAGAGACATCTCTTCTTGGATACACTAAAGAAA ATGCCAGggcttgaaaacaaaaacagagaAGTGTTGGAAGAAATCATGAAACATCTTGAGCCAGTTAACTATGCTGATGGTAGCTATATTATTCGAGAGGGGGAGCCACTGGATAGGATGCTTTTCATCACGCAGGGCAGTGTACTTACCTACAAGACTAGTACTATTGGCGGAGGAAGTGGCTCATCAAGCATTATACGTCGTGATTTTTATGGAGAAGAACTTATAGGTTGGGCGGAGGCATCTAACTCCCTTTCCGACTTTCCCATCTCAGCCAAAACTGTCAAGTCCCGCACTGAAGTTGAAGTCTTTGTTCTCATGGCCAACGATTTACAGCTTGTTGTCTCTAAATTCCGGACGCAGTCCAACACAGAGATCCCCCAACCAGCGGATAGTGCTCCTGTGGAAATAAGCATCTCTTAG
- the LOC137722720 gene encoding pectin acetylesterase 5-like has product MVGPMANPRLRSLLWWRRWAKKDWAIAAIGCTVIAFALTLLSNSWRDEPDSEISRPFLPNAAAFDFVDLTLLRNAKDRGAFCLDGTAPGYHFRKGFGSGANNWLLHIEGGGWCNSIESCSWRKGTLLGSSNYMDRRVPFSGILSSHPSQNPEFFNWNKVKIRYCDGGSFAGHPENESKIGSGPFFRGQLIWEAVMDELLSIGLSKVKEALLSGCSAGGLATLIHCDDFRRLLPKDATVKCLADAGFFLDEEDVLQHRTMRSFYNDVAILQGLSKSLHKDCLSRMEPAKCLFPEEVIKHINTPVFLVNPAYDFWQVQHILIPEAADPHGHWKNCKLNIHNWNPSQLEILHGFRDSMLKALTEFQKNTEGGMFINSCYIHCQTWITETWHSPTSPRLNNKTIAESVGDWYFGRNAVKQIDCPFPCNPTCYHMNFTAFSRG; this is encoded by the exons ATGGTGGGGCCAATGGCGAATCCCAGGCTTCGCAGCCTTCTATGGTGGCGAAGGTGGGCCAAAAAGGACTGGGCAATCGCTGCCATCGGATGTACCGTTATCGCCTTCGCTCTCACTCTCCTCTCCAACTCTTGGCGCGACGAACCAGACTCCGAAATCTCCCGCCCGTTTCTTCCCAACGCCGCCGCCTTCGATTTCGTCGACTTGACCTTGCTGCGCAACGCCAAAGATAGAGGCGCCT TTTGTTTGGACGGGACTGCCCCTGGCTACCATTTCAGGAAGGGATTCGGATCCGGCGCCAACAATTGGCTGCTTCACATTGAG GGTGGAGGTTGGTGCAATTCGATTGAATCGTGTTCTTGGCGCAAAGGTACTCTACTAGGGTCTTCTAATTACATGGATCGTCGAGTTCccttttctgggattttgagcTCTCATCCATCACAAAATCCTG AATTCTTTAACTGGAACAAAGTCAAAATCCGATACTGTGATGGCGGATCCTTCGCTGGCCACCCGGAAAATGAGTCTAAG ATTGGATCAGGACCTTTTTTTAGGGGCCAGCTCATCTGGGAAGCAGTTATGGATGAACTCTTGTCAATTGGCTTGTCAAAAGTGAAAGAG GCACTTCTTTCAGGATGCTCTGCCGGTGGGTTAGCGACTCTTATACATTGTGATGACTTTCGACGTCTTCTGCCAAAGGATGCAACTGTCAAATGTCTTGCTGATGCAGGTTTTTTCCTTGATGA GGAAGATGTTCTCCAGCATCGGACAATGAGGTCTTTCTATAATGACGTTGCCATCCTTCAG GGTTTATCAAAAAGTTTGCACAAGGATTGTCTTTCGAGGATGGAACCAGCAAAG TGTCTATTTCCTGAAGAAGTTATTAAACACATTAATACCCCAGTGTTTCTTGTCAACCCAGCTTATGATTTTTGGCAG GTACAACATATATTGATACCTGAAGCAGCAGATCCACATGGCCATTGGAAAAATTGTAAACTGAACATTCACAATTGGAATCCCAGCCAGCTTGAAATACTACATG GTTTCCGTGATTCTATGCTGAAAGCACTGACTGAATTCCAAAAAAATACGGAAGGAGGAATGTTTATAAATTCATGTTATATTCATTGCCAGACGTGGATAACCGAGACATGGCATTCACCCACTTCTCCACGATTAAACAATAAG ACAATTGCAGAATCTGTGGGCGACTGGTACTTCGGTCGAAATGCAGTAAAGCAAATTGACTGTCCattcccatgcaatcccacctgCTATCATATGAATTTCACTGCTTTCTCACGAGGTTGA